From the Lolium rigidum isolate FL_2022 chromosome 2, APGP_CSIRO_Lrig_0.1, whole genome shotgun sequence genome, one window contains:
- the LOC124687953 gene encoding coleoptile phototropism protein 1-like: protein MWESESDAGERGLVPVLGGSDRHDAVKSDGFVRRDQCWYVNSDIPSDLLVKVGDVSFNLHKYPMISRSGKMGRVIYESASPAAAVDPDTSVADLDDLPGGADSFELAARFCYGMAVDLTASNISGLRCAAEYLEMTEDLEEGNLIFKTEAFLSYVVLSSWRDSIVVLKSCEGLSPWAENLQIVRRCSESIAWKACANPRGVRWAYTGASSGRPPRSGGGTASPRWNVGGGDSKESSPSRQAVPPADWWFEDVSVLRIDHFVRVVTAIKVKGMRFDLIGASITHYASKWLPGLTKDVANGGGGGVADEPWAQVSAGGGLHMIIAGAGGKDDAATSAPAREQRMVVESLISIIPPQRDSVSCGFLLRLLRLAIMLKAAPALVTELEKRVGMQLEQAALPDLLIPSVGRADTAYDVDLVQRLVEHFLVQEQTDQVSSSSPGRGEPEYYSSAASARMPPAGAASASASSGLNAKARVARLLDSYLSEVSRDRNLSLTKFQVLAESLPESARACDDGLYRAVDSYLKAHPTLTEHERKRLCRVMDCQKLSFDACMHAAQNERLPLRVVVQVLFSEQVKISNALAGSSALKAGGADGALASSSVPTRRQLLDATPQSFQEGWAAAKKDINTLKFELESMKAKYLELQHDMDALQKQVEPSPAAGPGAKMGAGKAQQPQGPSAWSNGWKKLGRLTKMTGAEAAGPGGHAGANGEAARKAQRRWRNSIS from the exons ATGTGGGAGTCTGAGAGCGACGCCGGCGAGCGGGGGCTCGTCCCCGTCCTTGGCGGCTCCGACCGGCACGACGCGGTCAAGAGCGACGGCTTCGTTCGCAGAGATCAGTGTTG GTATGTCAACAGTGATATCCCCAGCGATTTGCTTGTCAAAGTGGGGGATGTGAGCTTCAATCTTCACAAG TACCCGATGATCTCTCGGAGCGGCAAGATGGGCCGCGTCATCTACGAGtccgcctcgccggcggcggccgtggaCCCGGACACGTCGGTGGCTGACCTGGACGACCTCCCCGGCGGCGCGGACTCGTTCGAGCTCGCCGCCAGGTTCTGCTACGGCATGGCGGTCGACCTCACGGCGTCCAACATCTCCGGCCTGCGCTGCGCCGCCGAGTACCTGGAGATGACGGAGGACCTGGAGGAGGGGAACCTCATCTTCAAGACGGAGGCGTTCCTCAGCTACGTGGTGCTCTCCTCGTGGCGCGACTCCATCGTGGTGCTCAAGAGCTGCGAGGGCCTCTCGCCGTGGGCGGAGAACCTGCAGATCGTGCGACGGTGCAGCGAGTCCATCGCGTGGAAGGCCTGCGCCAATCCCAGGGGAGTCCGGTGGGCGTACACCGGCGCCAGCAGCGGCAGGCCGCCCAGGAGCGGAGGCGGCACGGCGAGCCCACGGTGGAACGTTGGCGGAGGGGACTCCAAGGAGTCGAGCCCCAGCCGGCAGGCAGTGCCGCCGGCCGACTGGTGGTTCGAGGATGTGTCCGTGCTCAGGATCGACCACTTCGTGCGCGTCGTCACTGCAATCAAGGTCAAAG GTATGCGGTTCGACCTCATCGGCGCGTCAATCACCCACTACGCGTCGAAATGGCTCCCGGGGCTCACAAAGGACGTCGCcaatggtggcggcggtggcgttgcCGACGAGCCATGGGCGCAGGTATCCGCGGGTGGCGGCCTCCACATGATCATCGCCGGTGCGGGCGGCAAGGACGACGCGGCCACGAGCGCGCCGGCGCGGGAGCAGCGCATGGTGGTAGAGAGCCTGATCAGCATCATCCCCCCGCAGCGTGACAGCGTGTCCTGTGGCTTCCTCCTCCGGCTGCTCCGCCTCGCCATCATGCTCAAGGCCGCCCCAGCCCTAGTCACGGAGCTCGAGAAGCGCGTCGGAATGCAGCTCGAGCAGGCGGCGCTTCCCGacctcctcatcccgtccgtcggccgcGCCGACACCGCCTACGACGTCGACCTCGTGCAGCGACTCGTGGAGCACTTCCTGGTGCAGGAGCAGACGGACCAGGTGTCGTCGTCCAGCCCGGGCCGCGGGGAGCCAGAGTACTACAGCTCGGCCGCGAGCGCGAGGATGCCGCCGGCCGGCGCGGCTtcggcgtcggcgtcgtcggGGCTGAACGCCAAGGCGCGCGTCGCGCGGCTTCTGGACAGCTACCTCTCGGAGGTGTCCCGCGACCGCAACCTCTCCCTGACCAAGTTCCAGGTGTTGGCCGAGTCGCTCCCGGAGTCTGCGCGCGCCTGCGACGACGGGCTGTACCGCGCCGTGGACTCGTACCTGAAGGCGCACCCGACGCTGACGGAGCACGAGCGGAAGCGGCTGTGCCGGGTGATGGACTGCCAGAAGCTGTCGTTCGACGCGTGCATGCACGCGGCGCAGAACGAGCGGCTGCCGCTgcgggtggtggtgcaggtgctcttCTCCGAGCAGGTCAAGATCAGCAACGCGCTGGCGGGCTCCTCGGCGCTCAAGGCGGGAGGGGCGGACGGGGCgctggcctcctcctccgtgcCGACGCGGCGGCAGCTGCTGGACGCCACGCCGCAGTCGTTCCAGGAGGGGTGGGCGGCGGCCAAGAAGGACATCAACACGCTCAAGTTCGAGCTGGAGAGCATGAAGGCCAAGTACCTCGAGCTGCAGCACGACATGGACGCGCTCCAGAAGCAAGTGGAGCCGTCGCCGGCAGCCGGACCTGGCGCAAAGATGGGGGCCGGCAAGGCGCAGCAGCCGCAGGGACCATCGGCGTGGAGCAACGGGTGGAAGAAACTGGGGAGGCTGACCAAGATGACGGGCGCCGAGGCAGCGGGGCCGGGTGGCCACGCAGGAGCTAACGGCGAGGCGGCCAGGAAGGCGCAGCGGAGGTGGAGGAACTCCATCTCGTGA